A section of the Capra hircus breed San Clemente chromosome 23, ASM170441v1, whole genome shotgun sequence genome encodes:
- the C23H6orf10 gene encoding uncharacterized protein C6orf10 homolog, which produces MTPFYNKKLELHGFEQGVQRIKYLPQILRDDLDSSGKVTLSPMVIFPGYMDGELIKKSDSKAQILKSGSTTKFQSNQEENKEELQKKISFIDSDEVVIAEHKRELSNFQDVELQKGKIEMEVKVKDTKIPKEQDVQVEKSEAKVPQGQEAQVEKSKAEIPQGQDTQAEESESKIPKEQDAQVEKSEAKVPQGQDTQAKKSEAKIPKGQDVQVEKSETKVSQGQEVQVEKSESKIPKGQDTQVEKSEAKVPQGQEAQVEKSKAEIPQGQDTQTEESEAKIPKGQGPKVKKSETRIPIGQGSQVKKSETRIPVGQGSQVKIPIGQGSQVKKNETRIPIGQGSQVKKSETRIPIGQGSQVKKSETRIPVGQGSQVKIPIGQGSQVKKSETRILKGQGSQVKKSETRIPIGQGSQVKKTETRISNGQTAQEKESSEDKEKQDNEKRDTGKDKEENDAKNKNVHGEKNKVQGKNNLTIKDKKVETSQRRKTK; this is translated from the exons ATGACACCATTTTATAATAAGAAACTTGAGCTCCATGGATTTGAGCAGGGGGTGCAGAGAATAAAATATCTCCCACagatactgagggatgact TGGACAGTTCTGGAAAAGTCA cACTATCTCCTATGG TTATATTTCCAGGTTACATGGATGGAGAACTTATAAAAAAATCAGATTCCAAAGCCCAGATTCTAAAAAGTGGAAGCACTACAAAGTTTCAGAGTAACCAAGAAGAAAACAAGGAAgaactacagaaaaaaatctcatttatagATTCTGATGAAGTCGTGATagcagagcacaaaagagaaTTAAGCAATTTCCAAGatgttgagttgcagaaaggtaaGATAGAAATGGAAGTCAAAGTAAAAGACA cCAAGATACCAAAAGAACAGGATGTCCAAGTGGAAAAGAGTGAGGCCAAAGTACCACAGGGGCAGGAAGCCCAAGTAGAGAAAAGTAAAGCTGAAATACCACAAGGACAGGACACCCAAGCAGAGGAAAGTGAATCCAAGATACCAAAAGAACAGGATGCCCAAGTAGAAAAGAGTGAGGCCAAGGTACCACAAGGACAGGACACCCAAGCAAAGAAAAGTGAAGCCAAAATACCAAAAGGACAGGATGTCCAAGTGGAAAAGAGTGAGACCAAAGTATCACAAGGACAGGAAGTCCAAGTAGAGAAAAGTGAATCCAAAATACCAAAAGGACAGGACACCCAAGTAGAAAAGAGTGAGGCCAAAGTACCACAAGGACAGGAAGCCCAAGTAGAGAAAAGTAAAGCTGAAATACCACAAGGACAGGACACCCAAACAGAGGAAAGTGAAGCCAAGATACCAAAAGGACAGGGGCCCAAAGTAAAGAAGAGTGAGACCAGAATACCAATAGGGCAGGGGTCCCAAGTAAAGAAGAGTGAGACTAGAATACCAGTAGGACAGGGGTCCCAAGTTAAAATACCAATAGGACAGGGGTCCCAAGTAAAGAAGAATGAGACCAGAATACCAATAGGGCAGGGGTCCCAAGTGAAGAAGAGTGAGACTAGAATACCAATAGGTCAGGGGTCCCAAGTAAAGAAGAGTGAGACTAGAATACCAGTAGGACAGGGGTCCCAAGTTAAAATACCAATAGGACAGGGGTCCCAAGTAAAGAAGAGTGAGACCAGAATACTAAAAGGACAGGGGTCCCAAGTGAAGAAGAGTGAGACTAGAATACCAATAGGTCAGGGGTCCCAAGTGAAGAAGACTGAGACCAGAATATCAAATGGACAAACGGCCCAAGAAAAGGAGAGttcagaagacaaagaaaagcaGGACAATGAAAAGAGAGATACAGggaaagataaagaagaaaatgatgccAAAAACAAGAATGTTCATGGAGAAAAGAACAAAGTTCAAGGAAAGAATAACTTGACAATCAAGGATAAAAAAGTGGAAACTTCACAAAGGCGCAAAACCAAGTAA